From one Halosimplex rubrum genomic stretch:
- a CDS encoding M48 family metallopeptidase has protein sequence MRHPSLTARMAVVGSILFAFYAVAAVVAMGAFSVPLWLVLVGSVLFVGVQYKVGKWAAIRSVGAEDMPEEQYREIHRQVKTLSEEMGIDKPRLMIARMGVPNAFAVGRKGAGTVVVSRELLATLDADEVEGVLAHELAHIANRDVVMMVLGQGIASIVAIVAQWVVLLTGDNEIADLFLAIVVGQIVQMLVMLFVMAISRYREYVADSDAAGAIGSGEPLARALEKISSGNERASDSAIDEQVNALCIFGEERGLARLFATHPPMEKRIEKLRS, from the coding sequence ATGCGTCACCCGAGTCTCACCGCGCGGATGGCGGTCGTGGGGTCGATCCTGTTCGCGTTCTACGCCGTCGCCGCGGTCGTGGCGATGGGCGCGTTCAGCGTCCCGCTGTGGCTGGTACTGGTCGGCAGCGTCCTGTTCGTGGGCGTCCAGTACAAGGTCGGCAAGTGGGCGGCGATCCGGAGCGTCGGGGCCGAAGACATGCCCGAGGAGCAGTACCGGGAGATCCACCGCCAGGTCAAGACGCTCTCCGAGGAGATGGGCATCGACAAGCCCCGACTCATGATCGCCCGGATGGGCGTGCCCAACGCCTTCGCGGTCGGGCGGAAGGGCGCCGGGACGGTCGTCGTCTCGCGTGAGCTGCTCGCGACGCTCGACGCCGACGAGGTCGAGGGCGTCCTCGCTCACGAACTGGCCCACATCGCGAACCGCGACGTGGTGATGATGGTGCTCGGGCAGGGGATCGCCTCGATCGTCGCCATCGTCGCCCAGTGGGTCGTCCTACTGACCGGCGACAACGAGATCGCCGACCTCTTTCTGGCCATCGTCGTCGGTCAGATCGTCCAGATGCTCGTGATGCTGTTCGTGATGGCGATCTCGCGGTACCGCGAGTACGTCGCCGACAGCGACGCCGCGGGCGCCATCGGGTCGGGGGAACCGCTCGCACGCGCGCTGGAGAAGATCAGCAGCGGCAACGAGCGGGCGAGCGACTCGGCGATCGACGAGCAGGTCAACGCGCTGTGTATCTTCGGCGAGGAACGCGGGCTCGCGCGGCTGTTCGCGACGCACCCGCCGATGGAGAAACGCATCGAGAAGCTGCGGAGCTGA
- the hpt gene encoding hypoxanthine/guanine phosphoribosyltransferase, with translation MNRLKQSLLDAPIVEKEGYHYFVHPISDGVPMLHPELLREIVIKIIRKAELENVDKIVTPAAMGIHISTAVSLMTDIPIVVVRKRQYGLDGEVALSQVTGYSESEMYVNDVYEGDRVLVLDDVLSTGGTLSGITGALEEIGADIVDIVCVIKKDDGPNKLADAGYDAKTLINVVVEDGEVVITDDQGDD, from the coding sequence ATGAACCGCCTCAAGCAGTCGCTGCTCGACGCCCCGATCGTCGAAAAGGAGGGGTACCACTACTTCGTCCACCCGATCAGCGACGGCGTGCCGATGCTCCACCCGGAGCTGCTCCGGGAGATCGTCATCAAGATCATCCGAAAGGCCGAACTGGAGAACGTCGACAAGATCGTCACGCCCGCCGCGATGGGCATCCACATCTCCACCGCCGTCTCCCTGATGACCGACATCCCCATCGTCGTCGTCCGCAAGCGCCAGTACGGCCTCGACGGCGAGGTCGCCCTCTCGCAGGTGACCGGCTACTCCGAGTCGGAGATGTACGTCAACGACGTCTACGAGGGCGACCGCGTGCTCGTGCTCGACGACGTGCTTTCGACGGGGGGCACCCTCTCGGGCATCACCGGCGCGCTCGAGGAGATCGGCGCCGACATCGTCGACATCGTCTGCGTCATCAAGAAAGACGACGGCCCGAACAAGCTCGCCGACGCCGGCTACGACGCCAAGACGCTCATCAACGTCGTCGTCGAGGACGGCGAGGTCGTCATCACGGACGACCAGGGTGACGACTGA
- a CDS encoding monovalent cation/H+ antiporter subunit E, with the protein MSGSRLLVPVSESPTLRNTVAYAVGEALDSAEETGERAAIRFVYPVSERSTAGEGSGESERARDLLEKVAVWAEEDLGDDPDAVAVGTDLIGTREYLFSPSDYADVLTRYAREHDLDRAVFDPEFNPMGTTPLLPPLESEVRRAGLDVEEAPVQRQRRSPLLVKRGTVAQFLALFGVSYLFYLLLAGSLATFELATGAISAGIVAVALWGVSLTAPVEPVRTIQRLGRFLLYVPYLLWEIAVANVKIAYVVLHPDLPIDPEMVEFDAAVWSPLSVTTLANSITLTPGTLTVDVNRRHFTVHTLTGDSREDLFGGSLERAVRFVFYGRAGARIPSPSERATEEGEES; encoded by the coding sequence GTGAGCGGCTCCCGCCTGCTCGTGCCGGTTTCGGAGTCGCCGACGCTCCGGAACACCGTCGCGTACGCGGTCGGCGAGGCGCTCGACAGTGCCGAGGAGACGGGCGAGCGTGCCGCGATCCGGTTCGTCTATCCGGTCTCCGAGCGGTCGACCGCCGGCGAGGGCTCCGGCGAGAGCGAACGGGCACGGGACCTCCTGGAGAAGGTGGCGGTCTGGGCGGAGGAGGACCTCGGCGACGACCCCGACGCGGTGGCGGTCGGGACCGACCTGATCGGGACCCGCGAGTACCTGTTCAGCCCGAGCGACTACGCCGACGTGCTGACCCGGTACGCCCGCGAGCACGACCTCGACCGCGCGGTGTTCGACCCCGAGTTCAACCCCATGGGAACGACGCCGCTGCTCCCGCCGCTGGAGAGCGAGGTCCGCCGGGCCGGGCTCGACGTCGAGGAGGCGCCGGTCCAGCGCCAGCGGCGGAGCCCGCTGCTGGTCAAACGCGGCACGGTCGCGCAGTTCCTCGCGCTGTTCGGTGTCTCCTATCTCTTCTATCTCCTGCTGGCCGGGTCGCTGGCGACGTTCGAACTCGCCACCGGCGCGATCTCCGCCGGGATCGTCGCGGTCGCGCTGTGGGGCGTCTCGCTGACCGCGCCGGTCGAGCCCGTCCGGACGATCCAGCGGCTCGGGCGATTCCTGCTGTACGTGCCGTACCTGCTCTGGGAGATCGCCGTAGCGAACGTCAAGATCGCCTACGTCGTGCTCCACCCGGACCTGCCGATCGACCCGGAGATGGTCGAGTTCGACGCCGCGGTGTGGTCGCCGCTGTCGGTCACGACGCTGGCCAACAGCATCACGCTCACCCCGGGGACGCTGACCGTCGACGTGAACCGACGGCATTTCACCGTCCACACGCTGACGGGCGACTCCCGCGAAGACCTGTTCGGCGGCTCGCTGGAGCGGGCGGTCCGGTTCGTCTTCTACGGGCGAGCCGGCGCGCGTATCCCCTCGCCGAGCGAGCGCGCGACCGAGGAGGGCGAGGAGTCGTGA
- a CDS encoding DUF2298 domain-containing protein, with translation MEYGLVIWWLVAYLALLAVGMPLAAALFPRLADRGAGVALPTALAVLWVVAYLLGHVSLTAGLLVGLGALATVAGAALYRANETDGEPLFDRRRYAEAAAVFTVAFLFMIAIRAVDAGVHPFLGEKFLDFGMLQSLLRADRLPPEDMWFAGRPVQYYYGGHLIVALLTKITGTEPRFAYNLALAGFYGMLVTAAYGLAGSIAASRDVSRVRAGAFAAFFVGFASNISTPVYVVAWLLPDGIASFFAGLFGTSLGRVGTGGLAEFRYWDASRVIEGTINEFPLFAWLNGDLHAHMMSAPFVLFTAALLFSYYRTPETDLTRRRLLVFVVVPPLAGMLAVVNTWSFPTAGGLAFLALALAPADPVTLLPAPLSDRIPRRESWRRELARHGVALGGAVAVVALGLLWSLPFWLGTASGRSIAFLPDRSSLGGLLFAHGAFAFLFAIHLARHSLAEIGREHVGEAVVMLAVAVLVAWIGGSTAAFAIFGPMILVAWVLLRTQADAVHRATARAADTARRVATDGGTATAGTTSGSDTDPDPGVPERLRDVVGFETLLIVAGAGIVVLVEFVYVKEQAGPGRMNTVFKTYADVWILWAVAAGAILAHLVENHSPELALSGERWASVFRALAVVLVVSTALYGALALGGHFGGDGYFSRYNHPDDPTLDGFTYINETHPEEYAAIRWFEDLEGQPNIASAPGQDMYRWTNPVSSLTGVPTLAGWAHEVGYRGGESYRARVDDVNTIYTGSPEQRAYYLDVYDVEYVYVGSNERDAYASDDLAVFESMAGVTVEKRWDGAIVYRVDRQALQYTGKSG, from the coding sequence ATGGAGTACGGTCTGGTCATCTGGTGGCTCGTGGCCTACCTCGCCCTGCTGGCCGTGGGGATGCCGCTGGCGGCCGCCCTGTTCCCCCGCCTCGCCGACCGCGGGGCGGGCGTCGCGCTCCCGACGGCGCTGGCCGTCCTCTGGGTCGTCGCCTATCTCCTCGGCCACGTCTCGCTGACCGCCGGCCTGCTCGTCGGCCTCGGCGCGCTCGCGACCGTCGCCGGTGCCGCCCTCTACCGCGCCAACGAGACGGACGGGGAGCCGCTGTTCGACCGGCGGCGCTACGCGGAGGCCGCCGCCGTGTTCACCGTCGCCTTCCTGTTCATGATAGCGATCCGCGCCGTCGACGCCGGCGTCCATCCCTTCCTCGGCGAGAAGTTCCTCGACTTCGGCATGCTGCAGTCGCTGCTGCGCGCCGACCGCCTCCCGCCCGAGGACATGTGGTTCGCCGGCCGCCCGGTCCAGTACTACTACGGCGGACACCTGATCGTCGCGCTGCTGACGAAGATCACGGGGACCGAGCCCCGGTTCGCCTACAACCTCGCGCTCGCCGGTTTCTACGGGATGCTCGTCACGGCCGCCTACGGGCTGGCGGGGTCGATCGCGGCGAGCCGCGATGTCTCCCGCGTTCGAGCGGGCGCGTTCGCCGCGTTCTTCGTCGGCTTCGCGAGCAACATCTCGACGCCGGTGTACGTCGTCGCCTGGCTGCTCCCCGACGGGATCGCCTCCTTCTTCGCCGGGCTGTTCGGCACGAGCCTGGGACGGGTCGGTACGGGCGGGCTGGCGGAGTTCCGCTACTGGGACGCCAGCCGCGTCATCGAGGGGACGATCAACGAGTTCCCGCTGTTCGCCTGGCTCAACGGCGACCTGCACGCCCACATGATGTCCGCGCCGTTCGTCCTCTTCACCGCGGCGCTGCTCTTCAGCTACTACCGGACGCCCGAGACCGACCTGACCCGCCGCCGACTGCTCGTGTTCGTCGTCGTGCCGCCGCTCGCCGGGATGCTCGCCGTCGTCAACACGTGGTCGTTCCCGACCGCTGGCGGGCTGGCGTTCCTGGCACTCGCGCTCGCGCCCGCCGACCCGGTGACGCTGCTCCCGGCGCCGCTCTCCGACCGGATACCACGGCGGGAGAGCTGGCGGCGCGAACTCGCCCGTCACGGCGTCGCGCTCGGCGGCGCCGTCGCCGTCGTCGCGCTCGGTCTCCTCTGGTCGCTGCCGTTCTGGCTCGGCACCGCCAGCGGCCGGTCGATCGCCTTCCTCCCCGACCGGAGTTCGCTCGGCGGGCTGCTGTTCGCCCACGGCGCGTTCGCGTTCCTGTTCGCGATCCACCTGGCCCGGCACTCCCTCGCGGAGATCGGCCGCGAGCACGTCGGCGAAGCGGTCGTGATGCTCGCCGTCGCCGTGCTGGTCGCCTGGATCGGCGGCTCGACGGCCGCGTTCGCGATATTCGGTCCGATGATCCTCGTCGCCTGGGTCCTCCTCCGGACGCAGGCCGACGCGGTCCACCGCGCGACCGCGCGGGCCGCCGACACCGCCCGCCGGGTCGCCACCGACGGCGGGACGGCGACCGCCGGAACGACCTCGGGGTCCGATACCGATCCCGACCCCGGAGTCCCCGAACGGCTCCGCGACGTGGTCGGTTTCGAGACGCTCCTGATCGTCGCGGGGGCGGGGATCGTCGTCCTCGTCGAGTTCGTCTACGTCAAGGAACAGGCAGGGCCGGGCCGGATGAACACCGTGTTCAAGACCTACGCGGACGTGTGGATCCTCTGGGCGGTCGCGGCCGGCGCCATCCTCGCCCACCTCGTCGAGAACCACTCGCCCGAACTGGCGCTGTCGGGCGAGCGCTGGGCGTCGGTCTTCCGCGCGCTCGCCGTGGTCCTGGTCGTCTCCACCGCGCTGTACGGCGCGCTCGCCCTCGGCGGCCACTTCGGTGGCGACGGCTACTTCAGCCGGTACAACCACCCCGACGACCCCACGCTCGACGGCTTCACCTACATCAACGAGACCCACCCCGAGGAGTACGCCGCCATCCGCTGGTTCGAGGACCTCGAGGGCCAGCCCAACATCGCCTCGGCGCCGGGACAGGACATGTACCGGTGGACCAACCCCGTCTCGAGTCTCACGGGCGTCCCGACGCTGGCCGGGTGGGCCCACGAGGTCGGCTATCGCGGCGGCGAGTCCTATCGCGCCCGCGTGGACGACGTGAACACCATCTACACCGGGTCACCCGAACAGCGGGCCTACTACCTCGACGTCTACGATGTCGAGTACGTCTACGTCGGGTCGAACGAGCGCGACGCCTACGCGAGCGACGACCTGGCCGTCTTCGAATCGATGGCCGGCGTCACGGTCGAGAAACGATGGGACGGCGCGATCGTCTACCGGGTCGACCGACAGGCGCTCCAGTACACCGGAAAGAGCGGTTGA
- a CDS encoding cation:proton antiporter, which translates to MTFVENVLLGAAAAFVLTSLVALYRIVDGPTMPDRVIAVNVVGSNVVIVIALLAAAIGEPGALDIALVYALLNFLLSIAISKFTVERGGVL; encoded by the coding sequence GTGACGTTCGTGGAGAACGTCCTGCTGGGTGCCGCCGCGGCGTTCGTCCTCACGTCGCTGGTCGCGCTCTACCGGATCGTCGACGGCCCCACGATGCCCGACCGCGTCATCGCGGTCAACGTCGTCGGTTCGAACGTCGTCATCGTCATCGCGCTGCTCGCGGCGGCGATCGGCGAGCCCGGCGCGCTCGACATCGCGCTGGTGTACGCGCTGTTGAACTTCCTGCTGAGCATCGCCATCTCGAAGTTCACCGTCGAGCGCGGGGGGGTGCTCTGA
- the mnhG gene encoding monovalent cation/H(+) antiporter subunit G codes for MTPREIAVLVLSLGGVFFAIVAAVGLVRLPDLYTRAHSTSKSETLGAVLTLSAVAIAFGTSMSTVKAVLLLVFMFLTNPTAAHAITRAAAEQGIEPWTTEDES; via the coding sequence ATGACGCCCCGCGAGATCGCCGTGCTGGTGCTGTCCCTCGGCGGCGTGTTCTTCGCGATCGTCGCCGCGGTCGGACTGGTCCGCCTGCCGGACCTCTACACGCGCGCTCACAGCACCTCCAAGAGCGAGACGCTCGGCGCCGTGTTGACGCTCTCGGCCGTGGCGATCGCCTTCGGTACGAGCATGTCGACCGTGAAGGCCGTACTCCTGCTGGTATTCATGTTCCTGACGAACCCCACCGCCGCCCACGCCATCACGCGGGCGGCAGCCGAACAGGGCATCGAACCGTGGACGACGGAGGACGAGTCGTGA
- a CDS encoding glycosyltransferase, which translates to MSASVGLVVPAFRPDVDRLSAYVRSLDEEFAPDAIRIELDDADDRVAAALSDLPATVHRSPYRRGKGAAVTAGFEALDTDVLGFVDADGSTAPGEFADVLAAVTDGAADVAVGSRRHPDSTITSHQTFARRFLGDGFAWLARRMLDADLYDYQCGAKAITAESWEAVRQHLYEPGFAWDVELVAMAGALEMDVAEVPITWEDKPGSTVSPVRTSVRLARALLSSRHRAKQIRDSRVHNAIAATREEPTALVDKHD; encoded by the coding sequence ATGAGCGCGTCCGTCGGTCTCGTGGTCCCCGCCTTCCGTCCCGACGTGGACCGACTCTCCGCCTACGTTCGCTCGCTCGACGAGGAGTTCGCCCCCGACGCGATCCGGATCGAACTGGACGACGCCGACGACCGGGTGGCCGCCGCCCTCTCGGACCTCCCGGCGACCGTCCACCGCTCGCCGTACCGCCGGGGCAAGGGCGCCGCCGTCACCGCCGGGTTCGAGGCGCTCGACACCGACGTGCTCGGGTTCGTCGACGCCGACGGCTCCACCGCGCCCGGCGAGTTCGCCGACGTGCTCGCCGCGGTCACCGACGGCGCCGCCGACGTGGCCGTCGGCTCCCGTCGCCATCCCGACTCGACGATCACCAGCCACCAGACGTTCGCCCGCCGGTTCCTCGGCGACGGCTTCGCCTGGCTCGCCCGCCGGATGTTAGACGCCGACCTCTACGACTACCAGTGCGGCGCGAAGGCGATCACCGCCGAGTCGTGGGAGGCCGTCCGCCAGCACCTCTACGAACCGGGGTTCGCCTGGGACGTGGAACTGGTCGCGATGGCCGGCGCGCTGGAGATGGACGTGGCCGAGGTCCCGATCACCTGGGAGGACAAGCCGGGCTCGACCGTCTCGCCGGTCCGGACGTCGGTGCGACTCGCCCGCGCGTTGCTCTCCTCGCGCCACCGCGCGAAACAGATCCGGGACAGCCGCGTCCACAACGCCATCGCGGCGACCCGCGAGGAGCCGACCGCACTGGTGGACAAGCATGACTGA
- a CDS encoding GtrA family protein, whose product MTDGERSARGRLSSLVSGIRFGKFVSVGVVGAACDTAVLVFLSEVVGAHPTVAWAAGVETAILVMFLVNENWTFADHGGGDRESLLSRLKRSHAVRAVGVTTQFVIWWSIYNPLFVDLSFGDVAVLSSAAGVVGLASVLSGLDLWLLVAKGCGIAVGMVVNYVFESLFTWQVHEA is encoded by the coding sequence ATGACTGACGGCGAGCGGTCGGCCAGGGGGCGCCTGTCGTCGCTCGTTTCCGGGATCCGATTCGGCAAGTTCGTCTCCGTCGGGGTCGTCGGTGCGGCCTGCGACACGGCCGTGCTGGTCTTCCTCTCGGAGGTCGTCGGGGCGCACCCGACCGTCGCCTGGGCGGCCGGCGTCGAGACCGCGATTCTGGTGATGTTCCTGGTCAACGAGAACTGGACGTTCGCCGACCACGGCGGCGGCGACCGGGAGTCGTTACTCTCGCGTCTCAAACGTTCGCACGCCGTCCGCGCCGTCGGCGTGACGACGCAGTTCGTCATCTGGTGGAGTATCTACAACCCGCTGTTCGTCGATCTGTCCTTCGGCGACGTGGCGGTGCTGTCGAGCGCGGCCGGCGTCGTCGGGCTCGCGTCGGTGCTCTCGGGACTCGACCTCTGGCTGCTCGTCGCGAAGGGCTGTGGCATCGCCGTCGGGATGGTCGTCAACTACGTCTTCGAGAGCCTGTTCACCTGGCAGGTCCACGAGGCGTGA
- a CDS encoding type IV pilin encodes MKLNRLLNDDDAVSPVIGVILMVAITVILAAVIATFVLGLGDQVSNTSPQASFSFEWDGASGEEGTLTITHDGGDTIQAQNLYVRGSDGSVGGADDANLGQTWDSSDYGGGVGATSEIQAGMNIDIDKVGSDGEISLVWQSSTGESSTTLKTWTGPTA; translated from the coding sequence ATGAAACTCAATCGACTACTCAACGACGACGACGCGGTGTCGCCGGTGATCGGCGTCATCCTGATGGTCGCGATCACGGTCATCCTCGCGGCGGTCATCGCGACGTTCGTCCTCGGACTCGGCGACCAGGTCAGTAACACCTCCCCGCAGGCATCGTTCAGCTTCGAGTGGGACGGCGCTTCCGGCGAGGAAGGCACGTTGACCATCACGCACGATGGCGGCGATACGATCCAGGCACAGAACCTCTATGTCCGCGGGAGCGACGGGAGCGTCGGGGGGGCGGACGACGCGAACCTCGGACAGACCTGGGACAGTAGCGATTACGGCGGCGGCGTCGGAGCGACATCCGAGATTCAGGCAGGGATGAACATCGACATCGACAAGGTCGGCTCCGACGGCGAGATCAGTCTCGTCTGGCAGAGCTCGACCGGCGAGAGTTCCACCACGCTGAAAACGTGGACCGGCCCCACGGCCTGA
- a CDS encoding Mrp/NBP35 family ATP-binding protein: protein MDEDDVLDLLGTVEDPDLDDDIVSLGLVNSVEMDEEEVRVSLALGAPYSPIETDIAGAVREALSGLDLRVELDAEVDSGLVAEGSVLPGVENVIAVASGKGGVGKSTIAVNLAAGLAQLGARVGLFDADVYGPNVPRMLDADQQPQATPDETLVPPERYGMKLMSMDFLVGEDDPVIWRGPMVHKVLTQLWEDVEWGSLDYMVVDLPPGTGDTQLTLLQSVPVTGAVIVTTPQEVAIDDARKGLEMFGEHETPVLGIVENMSSFRCPDCGGEHAIFGEGGGEAFAEETRMPFLGEIPLDPAVREGGDAGEPMVLDEDSETGEALRSFVRNAADNQGIVHRRRHADSH from the coding sequence ATGGACGAAGACGACGTGCTCGACCTGCTCGGCACGGTCGAGGACCCGGACCTGGACGACGATATCGTCTCGCTCGGACTGGTCAACTCGGTGGAGATGGACGAGGAGGAAGTCCGTGTCTCACTGGCGCTGGGCGCGCCGTACTCCCCGATCGAGACCGACATCGCGGGGGCAGTCCGGGAGGCGCTGTCGGGCCTGGACCTGCGGGTCGAACTCGACGCCGAGGTCGACAGCGGGCTCGTCGCCGAGGGGTCGGTCCTGCCGGGCGTCGAGAACGTCATCGCCGTCGCCTCGGGGAAGGGCGGCGTCGGCAAGAGCACGATCGCCGTGAACCTCGCGGCGGGGCTGGCCCAGCTGGGCGCTCGCGTCGGACTGTTCGACGCCGACGTCTACGGGCCGAACGTGCCGCGGATGCTCGACGCCGACCAGCAGCCCCAGGCGACGCCCGACGAGACGCTCGTGCCGCCGGAACGGTACGGGATGAAGCTGATGAGCATGGACTTCCTCGTCGGGGAGGACGACCCCGTCATCTGGCGGGGACCGATGGTCCACAAGGTGCTCACCCAGCTCTGGGAGGACGTGGAGTGGGGTAGTCTCGACTACATGGTCGTCGACCTGCCGCCGGGGACCGGCGACACCCAGCTCACGCTCCTCCAGAGCGTCCCCGTCACCGGCGCGGTCATCGTTACGACGCCCCAGGAGGTCGCGATCGACGACGCGCGGAAGGGCCTCGAGATGTTCGGCGAGCACGAGACGCCCGTCCTGGGCATCGTCGAGAACATGAGTTCGTTCAGGTGTCCGGACTGCGGCGGCGAACACGCTATCTTCGGCGAGGGTGGCGGGGAAGCGTTCGCCGAAGAGACGCGGATGCCGTTCCTCGGCGAGATCCCGCTGGACCCGGCCGTCCGCGAGGGCGGCGACGCCGGGGAGCCGATGGTGCTAGACGAGGACAGCGAGACCGGCGAGGCGCTCCGATCGTTCGTACGGAACGCGGCGGACAACCAGGGGATCGTCCACCGGCGGCGCCACGCCGACTCGCACTGA
- a CDS encoding DUF7344 domain-containing protein, translated as MSNETRRFPAGADGEEELSKGEIFDVLQNQRRRYVLEYLKRYDEPVGLSDLATQVAAWEYQTPVEDVTTDQKKRVYTTLQQTHLCKMEEAGIVEYDTEDNTVARTPYTEELTVYLEIVPGSEFPWREFYLSLGSISCAVVAALWTGLFPLTLLTPLEWATVIAATFTVSAAYHTYSGADMQLGDDEYVPDEFDR; from the coding sequence ATGAGCAACGAGACGAGACGGTTTCCGGCTGGCGCGGACGGGGAGGAGGAGCTGTCGAAAGGGGAGATATTCGACGTGTTGCAGAACCAGCGTCGTCGGTACGTACTCGAGTATCTCAAGCGCTACGACGAACCGGTGGGGCTGAGCGACCTGGCCACGCAGGTCGCCGCCTGGGAGTACCAGACGCCGGTCGAGGACGTGACCACCGACCAGAAGAAACGCGTCTACACGACCCTCCAGCAGACCCACCTCTGCAAGATGGAGGAGGCCGGCATCGTCGAGTACGACACCGAGGACAACACGGTCGCGCGGACGCCCTACACCGAGGAGCTGACGGTGTATCTGGAGATCGTCCCCGGATCGGAGTTCCCCTGGCGGGAGTTCTACCTCTCGCTCGGGTCGATCAGCTGCGCCGTCGTCGCCGCGCTGTGGACCGGGCTCTTCCCCCTCACGCTCCTGACGCCGCTCGAATGGGCGACGGTCATCGCCGCGACGTTCACCGTCTCCGCGGCCTACCACACCTACAGCGGCGCCGACATGCAGCTCGGCGACGACGAGTACGTCCCCGACGAGTTCGACCGGTAA
- a CDS encoding PKD domain-containing protein — protein MIRWGQGTTTAVASAVIVSAVFAGVTVVSATVAAGASGPAAGGNESPLAEAGLDQTVGANTTVYLDATGSRDPDGEIGQYRWRLELPDGSYTTPSCETCGRTKFVPRETGTYNATVTVTDGDGATSTDTLRVHVEPSNGPSVTLSGPDSVVEGSIGEYSASVSAGANDLAGVVWRADGRRVNRTVLTGDSASVEHRHAFRSGGTITLSATAVDRLGRERTATRNVTVTDPSPPDNGIGDGGSGSDYSTGGTDDDRDRCSRFGSGDTYCNNDRMTLDSDGIVISDADNDGSARWAGATLDEEFAQNHEGVSYDSTDGVVEFDDQETYKEALEVDSVNVNPEADVNSETTDVTDGRTDENSFNQGSSDDPSSTGDEDSSDTSGDTGENDQSTDPPTENSGASRDIPDRISERINKMNGSNSSETDSDSSNNVNTRTGRVPPGRSSGGF, from the coding sequence ATGATACGCTGGGGACAGGGAACGACGACGGCTGTAGCGAGCGCCGTGATAGTCAGCGCGGTGTTCGCCGGAGTTACGGTGGTTAGTGCAACGGTCGCGGCGGGCGCGAGCGGTCCGGCCGCCGGTGGAAACGAGTCGCCGCTGGCCGAGGCGGGGCTGGACCAGACCGTCGGCGCCAACACGACGGTGTACCTGGACGCGACGGGGTCGCGCGATCCCGATGGCGAGATCGGCCAGTATCGGTGGCGCCTCGAACTGCCGGACGGGAGCTATACGACGCCGTCGTGCGAGACGTGCGGGCGAACGAAGTTCGTTCCGCGCGAGACCGGCACCTACAACGCGACGGTCACGGTCACCGACGGAGACGGTGCGACCAGCACCGACACGCTGCGCGTCCACGTCGAACCGTCGAACGGCCCGTCGGTGACGCTATCGGGCCCGGACAGCGTCGTAGAGGGCAGCATCGGTGAGTACTCGGCGTCGGTTTCGGCCGGCGCGAACGACCTCGCGGGGGTGGTCTGGCGCGCGGACGGTCGACGGGTGAATCGAACGGTGCTCACGGGGGACAGCGCGTCCGTCGAACACCGCCACGCGTTCAGATCTGGTGGGACGATCACGCTCAGCGCCACCGCAGTCGATCGACTCGGCCGCGAGCGGACCGCGACGAGGAACGTGACGGTCACCGACCCGTCGCCGCCCGACAACGGCATCGGTGACGGCGGCTCCGGGAGCGACTACTCGACTGGCGGCACCGACGACGACAGGGACAGATGCTCCCGATTCGGGTCGGGCGACACGTACTGCAACAACGACAGGATGACGCTCGATAGCGACGGAATCGTGATCTCCGACGCCGACAACGACGGGTCGGCTCGATGGGCGGGCGCGACCCTCGACGAGGAGTTCGCTCAGAACCACGAAGGCGTGTCGTACGATTCGACCGACGGCGTTGTGGAATTTGACGACCAGGAAACGTACAAAGAGGCGCTGGAGGTAGATTCGGTGAATGTGAATCCGGAAGCGGACGTTAATTCGGAAACTACAGATGTCACGGACGGCAGAACTGATGAAAACTCGTTCAATCAGGGCAGCTCAGACGATCCATCAAGTACAGGCGATGAAGACTCTTCAGATACATCAGGAGATACGGGTGAGAACGACCAGTCTACCGACCCGCCGACGGAGAATTCTGGTGCTTCCAGAGATATCCCAGATAGAATCTCAGAACGGATAAACAAAATGAACGGATCTAATTCATCAGAGACAGATTCCGATAGTAGTAATAACGTAAACACAAGGACTGGCCGCGTACCCCCTGGTAGGAGCAGCGGTGGGTTCTAA